The segment AGCCAAAAATATGTACCTGAGTTAATAATTTATTTACGGCCTCACAAGTTAAATCTGTACTATTAAGACTATTTTTTATTAATTCTAGATCATAAGTAAATTCATCAACAGACTTGTAATGTAATTTTTCAACTAGCTCTAAATTTTTGTTATCAGATTCCCTTTCTAAAGATAACTTCCATCCACCTTCAGATAGTAAATTATTTCTTTCATGGGTCAATCTTAATTTTTCTAAAATATAACTCAATTTCAATCTATAAGGCTCTGATCTATATCTTGTTGCCCTTGCTTCATAAATTTCAGGAAACTTAACCCTATCGGTTTCTAATGATTCCAAAAGAGATGAGCTTACTTGACTCCATTGCATTGAGACGCTTAGTTGATCTCTAAGATTAGAGGTCGCTTTGATATACCTCTCTAACATTAATTGTCTTTGGTAACAGGCAGTCCTCCAAGTAATTTCAGGAGTAACTGATGGATTCCCATCCCTATCAGAGCCTACCCAAGATCCAAATGTACAAAAAGATTCAGTTGGCATCTGAACGTCTGGATAATTTTCAGTAAGGGCTGAAGAAATTCTCCCTCTTAACTGGGGCATCGCATCAAAGAGTACTTGTTGAAAATAATGTAGTGCATAATCAACTTCATCTATTACTGATGGTTTGAATTGATGTAACTCATCTGTTCTCCACCAAAGTCTTATCTCTTCTTTTAGTTGTATTTTGAGAGATTTAATATCTTCAATTGTTAAAAATTTTTCAACTTGTATTTTTTGCAGCAGATTAGCTACTCTTGTTTGCTTATGCCTAATTGTATGTCTAACTATCTCTGTAGGATGTGCGGTAAAAACTAAGCGGATATCCATTTCTTGTAATAATTCCTCTAGTTTTCCTGGGGGGACATTTAATCTTCTAAGCCTAAAGAATAATTCTTTAAATGTTACGGGAGCATTTTGCCTTGCTAAAGCAGGAGCAAATGGGTCTAGATTATCATGTGATTTTTTAACATTCTGATTAGTAAAGCTCTGTATATATCTATCTTCCTCCACTCTTTGTTCTAAAATATTAACTAGCTGGAAATATAATGAAAAAGCTCTGGCTGCAGAAATTGATTCAGCTAAATCCATAGAATTAACAATATCAACTATTTCAGTTTTAAAATTTTTGGGACTATATTCTTCAACTTTATTTGAATAACTTAATTCCTTCAGCTGTATTAAACGATTTGCTTGATCATCTGGACATTCTTCCCTCAATACAGATTCCCACAAATCTTCTATCAATGCACGATTTTTATCCAACGGATCATTGTTGCTTATAAGATCCACATTATTATTTTTAAACTGTTTCATAGATTCCATACAATTATTATGTCATAAGTAAATATATTGGGATCAAATATTTGTTTATATTATTAAATACTTTCTTCTTCACTTTGAATCATGTTCTGAGCAGTAAATTTCATAATATCCTCAATAGACAATCCTTCTTTGTATTGTTTTATCCATTTCATAGATTGATTTCCTTCCTCAAGAACTTTATAAATAGGTTTCAAAAGATGAGTCATATTTAACTTTTCTGCAGTTAAAGATAAATCAGCTAATACATTTTTTATCCATTCTCTACAAATCATTTTCTTGCCATCTCTCCAATGAGTCAATTTAGCGTCTAGACTCATTTGTGCAGCTTTAATTTCGTTTTGATCACATATTTTTGTTAATTGATCCATAGAAAAGTTACTAGTATTTAAGGGATCTAAAGTCTTCAGATTTTCGAATAAATAAATCACTCTAAGTTCAAGTAAAGCTGTTATTGCCAACAACAACTCAATATCAGAGATGTAATCGCAAATTCTTAATTCCAGACGATCTAAGACATGAGGCCTTTGAGGTCCATTTGGGCGAATAGAAGACCAAAAATGTCTAATATTGTACATATTTCCATTCTTAATATTTTCTTCAATCCATTTTATATAGTCATTATGATTATAAAAAAAAGGAACCTTATTTGGTGTTTTAGGGAATTGAATCCATCTCTGTGAATGATTAGTAGTAAGTTTATTATTTAAAAAAGGAGAGCTTGCACTTATTGATAAATACAAAGAAGCCTCACACCTTACAAGTCGGATAGCTGCAAAAAGTTTATCTAAGTTATCAATACCTAAATTTATATGAACACTGGAAGTGGCGATTGATATACCGTAGTTCTCTTGAATAAATTGATGATAAACGTTATTTTTATCAGAACGTTGAAACTGATTATTGTGTTTAAAACATAACGTAGATGAAGGGATTATTGTTAAATCTCTTTTGTTTAACCATTTCCTTAAACTTATTCTAGGTTCTAATAAATTCTTATAACTGACTTTATAGTCTTTTTCTGGATTCGTAATATACTCAACATTTCTATTATCCGGCTCTTTGACAAAATTCGAAAACGTTTTTTCAATATCATCAGAAACTCCAACATGATTATTTTGAGAACCAGTAAAGAGTTCTACTTCAAAGCCTTTATATAAATTATTATTATTCATTTATCTATCCAAACAAGCCAATGCCATTAATATGCCTTTGGCTTTATTAATAGTCTCTTGATATTCATTCGCAGGAGAGGAATCTGCAACTATCCCAGCACCAGCCTGAACAGAAACTATATATTCCCCATCATTTGAAGGCTGAACTATCATTGTTCTTATTGTTATCGCAGTATTTAGTGCACCATTTATATCTATAGACCCATAAACTCCAGCATAAGGACCTCTAGCATCTTTCTCAAAGTCTTTAATTAATTGCATAGCTCTAATTTTTGGAGCCCCAGTTACTGTACCAGCAGGAAAACATGCTTTAAGTAAATCCCATACCCCAGTATTACTTTTTAAGATACCTTCAACTTCACTAACTATGTGCATTACGTGTGAATATTTTTCAATTATCATCAAATCTTTAACCTCTACTGTGCCTGTTTCACATACTCTTCCTAAATCATTTCTTCCCAGATCAATAAGCATTACATGTTCTGATATCTCTTTAGGATCTTTTAATAAATCTTTCTCAAATTTTAAATCTTGTTCAGCATCTTGACCTCTTGGCCTTGTACCAGCTATCGGTCTTAAGCTTGCAACAATTTGATTAGTTTTATTCTTCTCTGCTTTGACCATTACTTCAGGACTAGAACCTATTAAGTACCATGATCCAAAATCAAAGAAAGCCATATAAGGTGAAGGATTAACAATCCTTAAGCTTCTATATAGATTAAAGGGATCACTTTTAACTTTCGATTGAAATTTTTGGCTAATAACAATTTGAAAAATATCTCCTTTTCTTATATATTCCTTTGCAGAAACAACAGCTTCTTCAAACTCTTTTCTTTCCCAATTACTTGAAATTGCAATATTCAAATCTTTTTTTTCATCCCAGTTAAGAGCATGTCTTTCATTAATTGGAGCACTCATTAAATCTTTGATTCTATTAATTCTTAAAATCGAATCTTGATAAATTTCTTGAACATGAGTTTCTGATGTTCTGGAAGTGTCAGCATATACAACTACAGTGATACATCTTTTCATTTGATCAAATATTACTAATTGATCAAAAAACATCCAAGATCCATAGGGTATATTATTATCTTCTAGAGGATTAATAGGCACATTAGGCTCTATGCGATTGATTAATTCATAACCCCAAGAACCATATAACTGACCAACATAAGGTAAATTATCGATATTATATGACTTATATTCTTCGGTCCAAGTTCTTAATAAATCAAAAGGATCGCCTTTATATTTTTCACTATTTCCATTATTCCAAGTCTTAATAGTTTCTTCTCCAAGACAAACTGCTTCCCAAAGAGGATCAGTAGCAACGATACTCCATCTACCTAAATTTTCCCCACCTTCGACGGATTCAAAAAAGACCCCATGTGAATCTTTATTTGATAATTTAAGCCATGTAGATAATGGAGTCTCTAAATCAGCAGGCCATGTTTTGAAAATAGGTATAAAATTTTTACCTTCTTTATAAGCCTTTAAAAAACTATCTTTTTGAGAACTGATCATACTAGTATATTCAGTCCAAATTATAATTATATTTGTTTGTTATATCAACTTTTGATAAGTTATTCAAAAGTTTCTTTAGTAGTAAATTTTAAACCTGCAGGATTCGGATTCTCTCCAATTCTTCTTGGATTATGACCAACTTTTTCTCTACCTTCATTAACTTTCTCGGAGAATACTCCATCCTTAGGATGTAAGAATTCAATATCTCCGCCAGGGAATATTCTATAAATTTTAAAATTTTCAATCCTAGGTTTAAAACCCCTTAATTGTGTCCCAAGAGCAAGACATTGTTCTTTTCTTGCAAAGTACATTAAATTATCTCCCTCGTGCATAATAGCGGCTCCACCAGTTGGCAACTCAAATGCTTGTTCCTTGGAGCTATTCCATGAAATCGCATATTTTTCTTCAGTTTCTGCAGAGTTTAATAAACCCCCAGTACTGCCTATATGCTTTGGAAATTGACCAACTAAAGTTTCAGTCATCCTAAATTTTGAAATTATTTCTTATAAGAAACTAGCATTCATGTTTTACAAATTTCTTAATTATTTAAAAAGTTTCTACATTATTTAATAAATGTAAAAAAGAAATATGCATTTAAATATGATCTATATCTGCAATTGGGAAAAATACTGTCAAGCCAGTATCCCTTCTTTGTGTAACGTGACCTCCTAAACTCGCTAATAATTTTTGAGTTGCAACTTGACTTAATTGTAAACTTCCTGTTTGAGGATTCCAATTTAATACTGGACCAATATCAGAACCATTTTCTGTATTGAAAATTTCGTTTTTACCCGTATCAAATTTTTTTACTTTTAATTGAAGTTTTAATTTTTGTCCCGCGGGCCTTAACTCTAAGATTAAAGTACTACCTTCTCTTAATCCTCTGGTATTTTTATCGATTAGCCCTCTTAACATTAATTCTAGTTTTTCAGAATCACTCAAAATTTCGGGAAGTTGTTTAGGTATATCAGTTTCTATTGAAATCCCACGTCGCTTTAATTGTTTACTCCAAACAGGTGATAATTTATAAAGAATTTCCCCTAAATTTATTCTTGCCAACTGATTGGGGGGGGAGTTATCGTTACTTACAAGTTCCGCAGCATTGAAAATAAGACCAAATCTATCTATTTGCTCATTACACTCATTATCAATTTGAATTAAACGGTTTCTCATTGATTCGTCCATATTATATTTCCTGAGAGTAGAGCTTATTAAAGTCCTTATAGTTGCTAAAGGAGTTCTGACTTCATGAGAAATTGCTTGTAATAACTTTGCCTCCGTTAATTGATCATTTTTATCATCATTTTTAACTGCATTCTGAACACTTAATTTAGGAATTAAATTTGCCAACTTAATTGATAAACTGGGCCAAAAACTCTTGTCAAATTCATTATTAATATTAAGATCTCCTAAATTTTTAATTGCATTACGAAAATTAATTGCCTCTTCAAAATTTTCTTGATTCAATTTTGCATCAATCAATTCAATTGCAGTTTTTAGGCTACTTTCATCGCATCTCATAAGTAAAGTTCTCTCGTCTTTTTCTCCTGCAATTGTTAAAAGACATTGAAAATTAGTAGTAATAATTATTAAAAAAGGTTCATAACCATCTTTAGTATTTAAATTTAAGACTTTGTAATTCCTAACAAAATTACTGTCTTCTTTAATTTTTATGGAATGATCTACTGGTAGGAAACCAGCATTATCCATCTGAAAATATGGAAAACCTTCTGGAGACCATAACCAACCTTGCATTTTTGCAAGACATTTTTTATCTGTGAGAGCAGGCAAAGGAGAAGCTACCCAAAATCCTCCTTCTTGAGTGTGGGAGAGGAACTCTTTTTGAATAACTTCTAAAGAAGCCCACCACATCCGTCTAGAAGTTTCATCATCAACATATGAGGTATTTAATCCTTGCAGAAGTAAATCTTGAATTTTTTTTATAGTTATCAGAGATTTCATTGATTTCTTAATGATCTAGAGCGATTTAAAGTAGATAATGCCAGACCAATGCATATAAAGTTAATCAATAAAGAAGTCCTACCATAACTCATAAAAGGTAGCGGAATGCCAGTTACTGGACCTAATCCAATAGTCATGAATAAGTTAATAATGATCTGAAATAAAAATGTTGACGCTATTCCAATAATTATTAATGACTCAAAAGGAGTTCTGGCATTTTCAGATACCTTTACAAGACGACCAATCAAAACAAAAAACAAAAAAAGAACCAGAATGCATCCTAAAAAACCTAATTCTTCCCCTAACGCACTAAAGATAAAATCTGTATGTTGTTCAGGTATAAATTGTAAATTTGTAAGTTTACCATTTAATAAACCAGTCCCAAGAAGACCTCCAGAACCTATTGCTATTTTACTTTGCAATAAATGATATCCTCCTCCTAAAGGGTCCCTACTAGGATCTAGGAACAGAACTAATCTATCTTTTTGATAATCTTTTAAGCCAAATTCCCAAATAAAAGGTGTCAACTTTATAACTAATGAATGAAGAGCTAATGTAAACATCGAGAAGATGATTTTCTTTTGCGAGGACCTATAGGCTAAGTAACCCATAAAAGGAAGCCAGACAATAAGCAAGTTTGGAGAAATTAAATAAAATAGAGAGGTAAAAATACAACAAACCAAAATGAGAAACCATTCTATCGGCATTTGGGACCAATAAAGCATTCCAAAAGTCAATACTATTAAAACTAGAGAAGTCCCTAAATCAGGTTGAAAAAATATTAATAACCAGGGAATGACTACAATTAAAAAAGGTAATATTAGATCTTTTATCGAAGAAATAGACTTCCTTTCTAGAACTAAAGCAAGAGTTAATATAGTACTCAATTTCGCGACTTCAGAAGGTTGAAAAGAAAAAATCCCCAAGCTCAACCATCTTTGAGCACCATAAATTGAAATCCCAAAAAAATAGATGAAAATTAATGAAAGTAAAGAGCAAAAATAGAATGGAATCAAATATTTTTTAATTCTCTCTATTGGTATATATGAAATAAAAATAGCTAAAAAATATCCTAATAAGCCTGTGAAAAGATGATTTAAAAAATCTGATTGTAAAAATTCTCTTTGTACACTTTTTATTAAAATACTTGAAATAAAAACTAACGCTAAAGGGATAACTAGTAAAGGTGAAAAAATAATTTTTCGATTAATTTTATGTTTTTTTTCAAAAAATCTCTTTTTCTTTTTTAAAGAAATTTCCTTAAACATTAATACTAATTAATAAATTGTTTTTTAATCAATTGAGCTAACTCTTTAAATCTAATTGAACTTTCTTTATCTGGTTCACTTATTGAAATTGGAACACCCTTATTACTATCATTGACAAGTTCTATTTCGATAGGAATTTGAGCAAGTAATGGTAAATTATTTTCCCCAGCTAAGATTTTCCCGCCACCTTTACCAAAAATTTCATATTTTTTATTAGGCATATCTGGTGGAATAAAAACAGACATATTTTCTACAACACCCAATAGTGGAACACCAAGTTGCTTAAACATTGCCAACCCTCTTCTTGCATCTTGCAAAGATACCTTTTGAGGCGTCGTTACAACAATTGCACCAGAAATAGGAACAGATTGAGATAAAGATATTTGAGCATCTCCTGTACCTGGAGGTAAGTCAATAACTAAGAAGTCAAGATTATTCCATTCAACTTGATAAAGAAATTGCTTTATTATGCTATTTAACATTGGTCCTCTCCATATTACTGGTTGTCCTTCTTCTATCAAAAAACCCATTGAGACTAATGAGATACCATATTTATTAATTGGAATTAATCTTTGATCATTACCGCTACCATCAGTTACTTTTGGATTTTCTTCGGTAACTCCCAGCATTGAAGGAGTATTAGGCCCATAAATATCAGCATCTAATAAACCAGTTTTTAAACCTAATTTAGCTAACGAGCATGCGATATTAACTGCAATTGTACTTTTACCGACACCCCCCTTACCACTACTTATAGCGATAATATGTTTTATGCCTTTAATGTTCTTCAACTCAGGAAAATTATTTTCGCTTGTAGAATTCGATTGAGATACTTTATTGTCAATTTCTATTTGTACATCATTAACATCCTCAAATTTAAGGAGTATATTTTTAACCTCTTTTACTATTCGCTCTCTCTGAGAATTTGCAAATGAAGGTAAGGATAGTGTGATTATTATTCTGGGTAAAATTACTCTAACATTCTTAATCCAGGCAAGTTCAATAAGATTTTTCTTTGATCCAGAATCTAGAATCTTTGATAATGAATAATTCGCATCTTCGACTGTAGTCATCAAAATTTTTAAATGTTTTTATAGGTTAGTCGACTCTTTAAAAGATTAAGAACTATGTCGAACTATCGAATAATAAGAAATTACCACCCCCTTAAACGAAATTATAAAGGGAAACTACTAATTAACCAAAAATTTTATTCTTCAAATATCAAGT is part of the Prochlorococcus marinus subsp. pastoris str. CCMP1986 genome and harbors:
- a CDS encoding anthranilate synthase component I family protein, with the protein product MISSQKDSFLKAYKEGKNFIPIFKTWPADLETPLSTWLKLSNKDSHGVFFESVEGGENLGRWSIVATDPLWEAVCLGEETIKTWNNGNSEKYKGDPFDLLRTWTEEYKSYNIDNLPYVGQLYGSWGYELINRIEPNVPINPLEDNNIPYGSWMFFDQLVIFDQMKRCITVVVYADTSRTSETHVQEIYQDSILRINRIKDLMSAPINERHALNWDEKKDLNIAISSNWERKEFEEAVVSAKEYIRKGDIFQIVISQKFQSKVKSDPFNLYRSLRIVNPSPYMAFFDFGSWYLIGSSPEVMVKAEKNKTNQIVASLRPIAGTRPRGQDAEQDLKFEKDLLKDPKEISEHVMLIDLGRNDLGRVCETGTVEVKDLMIIEKYSHVMHIVSEVEGILKSNTGVWDLLKACFPAGTVTGAPKIRAMQLIKDFEKDARGPYAGVYGSIDINGALNTAITIRTMIVQPSNDGEYIVSVQAGAGIVADSSPANEYQETINKAKGILMALACLDR
- the gshA gene encoding glutamate--cysteine ligase, producing the protein MNNNNLYKGFEVELFTGSQNNHVGVSDDIEKTFSNFVKEPDNRNVEYITNPEKDYKVSYKNLLEPRISLRKWLNKRDLTIIPSSTLCFKHNNQFQRSDKNNVYHQFIQENYGISIATSSVHINLGIDNLDKLFAAIRLVRCEASLYLSISASSPFLNNKLTTNHSQRWIQFPKTPNKVPFFYNHNDYIKWIEENIKNGNMYNIRHFWSSIRPNGPQRPHVLDRLELRICDYISDIELLLAITALLELRVIYLFENLKTLDPLNTSNFSMDQLTKICDQNEIKAAQMSLDAKLTHWRDGKKMICREWIKNVLADLSLTAEKLNMTHLLKPIYKVLEEGNQSMKWIKQYKEGLSIEDIMKFTAQNMIQSEEESI
- the rodA gene encoding rod shape-determining protein RodA, with translation MFKEISLKKKKRFFEKKHKINRKIIFSPLLVIPLALVFISSILIKSVQREFLQSDFLNHLFTGLLGYFLAIFISYIPIERIKKYLIPFYFCSLLSLIFIYFFGISIYGAQRWLSLGIFSFQPSEVAKLSTILTLALVLERKSISSIKDLILPFLIVVIPWLLIFFQPDLGTSLVLIVLTFGMLYWSQMPIEWFLILVCCIFTSLFYLISPNLLIVWLPFMGYLAYRSSQKKIIFSMFTLALHSLVIKLTPFIWEFGLKDYQKDRLVLFLDPSRDPLGGGYHLLQSKIAIGSGGLLGTGLLNGKLTNLQFIPEQHTDFIFSALGEELGFLGCILVLFLFFVLIGRLVKVSENARTPFESLIIIGIASTFLFQIIINLFMTIGLGPVTGIPLPFMSYGRTSLLINFICIGLALSTLNRSRSLRNQ
- a CDS encoding photosystem I reaction center subunit II PsaD, whose product is MTETLVGQFPKHIGSTGGLLNSAETEEKYAISWNSSKEQAFELPTGGAAIMHEGDNLMYFARKEQCLALGTQLRGFKPRIENFKIYRIFPGGDIEFLHPKDGVFSEKVNEGREKVGHNPRRIGENPNPAGLKFTTKETFE
- a CDS encoding sensor histidine kinase — its product is MKSLITIKKIQDLLLQGLNTSYVDDETSRRMWWASLEVIQKEFLSHTQEGGFWVASPLPALTDKKCLAKMQGWLWSPEGFPYFQMDNAGFLPVDHSIKIKEDSNFVRNYKVLNLNTKDGYEPFLIIITTNFQCLLTIAGEKDERTLLMRCDESSLKTAIELIDAKLNQENFEEAINFRNAIKNLGDLNINNEFDKSFWPSLSIKLANLIPKLSVQNAVKNDDKNDQLTEAKLLQAISHEVRTPLATIRTLISSTLRKYNMDESMRNRLIQIDNECNEQIDRFGLIFNAAELVSNDNSPPNQLARINLGEILYKLSPVWSKQLKRRGISIETDIPKQLPEILSDSEKLELMLRGLIDKNTRGLREGSTLILELRPAGQKLKLQLKVKKFDTGKNEIFNTENGSDIGPVLNWNPQTGSLQLSQVATQKLLASLGGHVTQRRDTGLTVFFPIADIDHI
- a CDS encoding Mrp/NBP35 family ATP-binding protein — translated: MTTVEDANYSLSKILDSGSKKNLIELAWIKNVRVILPRIIITLSLPSFANSQRERIVKEVKNILLKFEDVNDVQIEIDNKVSQSNSTSENNFPELKNIKGIKHIIAISSGKGGVGKSTIAVNIACSLAKLGLKTGLLDADIYGPNTPSMLGVTEENPKVTDGSGNDQRLIPINKYGISLVSMGFLIEEGQPVIWRGPMLNSIIKQFLYQVEWNNLDFLVIDLPPGTGDAQISLSQSVPISGAIVVTTPQKVSLQDARRGLAMFKQLGVPLLGVVENMSVFIPPDMPNKKYEIFGKGGGKILAGENNLPLLAQIPIEIELVNDSNKGVPISISEPDKESSIRFKELAQLIKKQFIN